In the genome of Rhodamnia argentea isolate NSW1041297 chromosome 3, ASM2092103v1, whole genome shotgun sequence, one region contains:
- the LOC115747983 gene encoding putative disease resistance protein At1g50180 yields the protein MAESVVSFAGQTIGKLLIDEAKFLWGVEGKIQDLQIELKQIQGFLKDADTRREHDQAVGEWIAQLQDIAYDAEDVLERYILRVATKKEQNIVKSYACFVAKCTCAQVHVVGTEIERLKSSISNLRTRMEGHGIQYVQQGERKHARASTPKRTYAHFEEDLVGREDDIKELVKELLKDGKQRRVISIWGMGGLGKTTLAKKVYAHDQVKNNFDGLAWACVSQEYQVRNILVGILFKLIPDQRDGVMKMTDDELFETLYKFQQEKRCIVVLDDIWTKQAWDDLRAAFPVENTRSKLLITTRNREVAEYIDPQGFLYEPRYLSNQESWELLMKRAFPETKATIDNMKTVGYDLLKKCGGLPLAVIMLGGLLAVNKWETVQRNISLHFGDKSDVAQVLALSYDDLPWHLKPCFLYLGSFPIDKPIPAKMVLPMWIAEGFVLPNTYDGEGEISMEDVAKQYLMELVKRGMVEVKFSLSGEIKTCWLHDLMRDLCIVKARQERFLRIIDIQQERKTEDCSSSIEVEVELPYKTRRLSLDIRVGAEGSTIPRVEKIGGTLVHLRTLIFFNSGKSLIGTWEQFQPIFINCKRLRVVKLEGFRNMRGNLPESVGELVHLRYLSLAGSMLNGLPQSMGNLVCMEYLDLQGLEFWKIIVPNVLWKMRRLRHLHLPSLFAVSGQKKLQLDSLQDLRTLRNFNPEQCDVNDLGKLTNLQKLTAPLLRGADKLAIIPQLANFTFKHLQSSSFEFWAPSFTEGELSELSSYGHSCKLFIKGGIEKLPEHKNLPQQLTKLVLLDSQLEEDPMPTLEKLQHLVVLLMVNAFVGKEMACSAGGFLQLKNLLLQGLPNLEALRVAKGAMPHLSRLEIGYCSKLKKSAHTAVLEMFSHPGSIVKWEEETEESWEDLGGSPGAEKMKAKSMRRELGFELGEILGEITVGGGGEDETFDEWAM from the exons ATGGCCGAGTCTGTTGTTTCGTTCGCGGGGCAGACAATAGGAAAGTTGCTCATCGACGAGGCCAAATTCTTGTGGGGCGTAGAGGGCAAGATCCAAGACCTGCAAATTGAGCTGAAGCAGATCCAGGGCTTCCTGAAGGATGCGGACACAAGACGAGAGCACGACCAAGCTGTTGGAGAATGGATCGCACAACTCCAAGACATTGCCTATGATGCCGAGGATGTCCTCGAGCGATACATCCTCAGAGTCGCAACGAAGAAGGAACAAAACATCGTCAAATCGTACGCTTGCTTCGTGGCGAAGTGCACATGCGCGCAGGTTCATGTGGTGGGGACGGAGATTGAGCGCTTAAAATCCAGCATCTCCAATCTTAGAACGAGAATGGAGGGTCATGGCATACAATATGTGCAGCAAGGTGAACGCAAACATGCGAGAGCCTCGACGCCGAAACGAACTTATGCCCATTTCGAGGAGGATCTTGTTGGGAGAGAAGATGACATCAAGGAGTTGGTAAAAGAGCTGTTGAAGGATGGAAAACAGCGTAGAGTTATTTCTATATGGGGAATGGGCGGTTTGGGTAAAACCACACTTGCTAAAAAAGTCTACGCTCATGACCAAGTGAAGAACAATTTCGATGGTTTGGCTTGGGCTTGCGTATCTCAAGAATACCAAGTGAGAAATATCTtggtaggaattctttttaagTTGATCCCTGATCAAAGAGATGGGGTTATGAAGATGACAGATGATGAATTGTTCGAAACTCTATACAAATTCCAACAAGAGAAGAGATGCATCGTGGTTCTTGACGACATTTGGACCAAACAAGCATGGGATGATCTTCGAGCCGCATTCCCGGTCGAGAACACGAGAAGCAAGCTATTGATAACCACCCGCAATAGAGAAGTAGCGGAATATATCGATCCTCAAGGTTTTCTCTATGAACCTCGGTACTTATCGAACCAGGAGAGCTGGGAGCTGCTGATGAAGAGGGCGTTTCCTGAAACGAAAG CAACCATTGACAACATGAAAACAGTAGGATATGATCTCCTTAAGAAGTGTGGAGGATTACCCTTGGCTGTCATCATGCTTGGTGGACTTTTGGCAGTCAACAAGTGGGAGACGGTTCAGAGAAACATCAGTTTACATTTCGGCGACAAGAGTGATGTAGCACAAGTGTTGGCATTAAGCTATGATGATTTACCATGGCATCTAAAGCCGTGCTTCCTCTATTTGGGTAGCTTTCCGATCGATAAACCAATCCCTGCAAAGATGGTTCTTCCCATGTGGATTGCTGAAGGCTTTGTGTTGCCCAATACATACGACGGAGAGGGAGAAATCTCAATGGAAGATGTAGCAAAGCAATATTTAATGGAGTTGGTTAAAAGGGGGATGGTTGAAGTAAAATTCAGCTTAAGTGGAGAGATCAAAACCTGCTGGCTCCACGATCTAATGCGAGATTTGTGCATTGTGAAGGCTAGGCAAGAGAGGTTTCTAAGAATCATTGACATTCAACAGGAACGTAAAACGGAGGATTGTTCTTCTTCGATAGAAGTAGAAGTCGAGTTACCTTACAAAACACGAAGGCTTTCTCTCGATATCCGCGTGGGTGCTGAAGGAAGCACAATTCCGAGAGTTGAAAAAATAGGAGGGACTCTGGTCCACCTTCGGACTCTTATATTCTTCAACTCTGGGAAATCTCTCATAGGGACGTGGGAGCAATTTCAACCTATATTTATTAACTGTAAGCGTCTCAGAGTTGTAAAGCTGGAGGGTTTTCGTAATATGAGAGGAAATTTACCTGAATCGGTGGGAGAGCTAGTCCATTTAAGATACTTAAGCTTAGCAGGAAGTATGCTCAATGGCTTGCCGCAATCCATGGGGAACCTTGTTTGCATGGAATACTTGGACCTGCAAGGACTAGAATTTTGGAAGATAATTGTGCCAAATGTGCTGTGGAAGATGAGAAGGCTGAGGCATCTCCACCTTCCCAGCCTTTTTGCCGTCAGTGGCCAGAAGAAATTGCAGTTGGACTCTTTGCAGGATCTACGGACATTAAGAAACTTTAATCCAGAACAGTGCGATGTGAACGATTTAGGCAAACTGACCAATCTCCAAAAGCTGACAGCCCCTCTCTTGCGCGGTGCCGACAAGTTGGCGATAATTCCACAGCTTGCTAATTTCACTTTCAAACATCTTCAATCCTCGTCTTTTGAATTCTGGGCCCCTTCATTCACCGAAGGTGAATTGAGTGAACTGTCAAGCTATGGCCATTCCTGCAAGCTGTTCATTAAAGGAGGAATAGAGAAGTTACCGGAACATAAGAATCTACCCCAGCAGCTAACAAAGCTGGTCTTGCTGGATTCCCAACTCGAAGAAGATCCGATGCCAACACTGGAGAAATTACAGCACTTGGTTGTTCTCCTAATGGTTAATGCCTTTGTGGGAAAGGAAATGGCTTGCTCCGCAGGAGGCTTTCTTCAACTCAAGAACTTGCTCCTTCAAGGCCTGCCAAATTTGGAGGCGTTGAGGGTCGCCAAAGGAGCCATGCCTCATCTTTCTCGATTGGAAATCGGCTACTGTTCCAAATTGAAGAAGTCTGCACATACGGCGGTTTTGGAGATGTTTTCACATCCCGGAAGCATCGTCAAG TGGGAGGAGGAGACTGAAGAGAGCTGGGAGGATCTTGGAGGTTCCCCAGGAG CAGAGAAAATGAAGGCGAAGAGCATGAGAAGAGAACTAGGCTTCGAACTAGGAGAGATTCTCGG CGAGATAAcagtaggaggaggaggagaagacgaGACATTTGATGAGTGGGCAATGTAG